The Mycobacteriales bacterium genome window below encodes:
- a CDS encoding glycosyltransferase family A protein, protein MRGTTEHLPVAAVVLPVHADPGIAHTLRSLRRLDWPADRLHVLVALDGPDPETERVARQHGAHVVVLPTNQGSYAARNAAVDALPDDVEIVAFTDADCEVMPRLLHEHAAALRVADLSGGAVEVTLRRRASPAEWVDSRRHLRQKQYVEVDGYAATANLAVRRSVLGQVRFTSGLRSGGDADFCLRARAAGLSLVYTEGARVLHPARTTDAEVMKKVRRICTGIEANPARWKDRVIRKPSLRASLRVVRQAHRAKTSRGPLWDLRAFLLDQRASRAVFRSAARAKSRT, encoded by the coding sequence ATGCGCGGCACGACAGAGCACCTGCCCGTCGCCGCAGTGGTCCTACCAGTGCACGCCGACCCGGGCATCGCCCACACGCTGCGCTCGCTAAGGCGGCTCGACTGGCCGGCCGACCGCCTCCACGTCCTGGTGGCCCTCGACGGACCGGACCCGGAGACCGAGCGCGTGGCACGCCAGCACGGTGCGCATGTCGTCGTGCTGCCGACCAACCAGGGCTCGTATGCCGCCCGCAATGCCGCCGTGGACGCCCTGCCCGACGACGTCGAGATCGTCGCTTTCACCGACGCCGACTGCGAGGTGATGCCGAGGCTCCTGCACGAGCACGCGGCAGCGCTGCGGGTAGCGGACCTCTCTGGCGGTGCCGTAGAGGTAACGCTGCGGCGACGCGCTTCACCGGCCGAGTGGGTCGACAGCCGCAGACACCTCAGGCAGAAGCAGTACGTCGAGGTCGACGGCTATGCTGCCACGGCCAACCTCGCGGTCCGGCGCTCGGTGCTGGGCCAGGTCCGCTTCACATCTGGCCTGCGCAGCGGGGGGGACGCCGACTTCTGCCTCAGGGCGCGAGCCGCTGGCCTCTCACTCGTCTACACGGAGGGGGCTCGCGTCTTGCACCCCGCGCGGACCACAGACGCCGAGGTGATGAAGAAGGTGCGGAGGATCTGCACCGGCATCGAGGCCAACCCGGCGCGATGGAAGGACAGGGTCATCCGCAAGCCCTCACTGCGGGCCAGCCTCCGCGTCGTCCGCCAAGCCCACCGGGCGAAGACCTCGCGCGGCCCACTGTGGGACCTACGCGCCTTCCTCCTGGACCAGCGCGCGTCGCGAGCCGTCTTCCGAAGTGCCGCCCGCGCGAAGAGCCGCACGTGA
- a CDS encoding glycosyltransferase: MLARYAQLSQTFVDGEISEQRRRGSTVPVLALRRGDRDLGDDPRVTYLEDVPDDWPQVFRHNLAALLRHPLGYSTFLRRVRLLRTEMGRSRPELLRWWRLPGVATELRSQGVRVLHAHFAWSGAAAAACLSPLLGAPWSMTVHANDIHARRRNLEVKLALADQVVTVCRYNLEALPGTRSPVRVLTCGITLPQEAPQVERDLDLVCVGRLIAKKGVDLAVEAVGQLRDRGIATTLHVVGDGPLRSALDEQVTRAGLQDHICFHGALPHEEVLGLVGRAKVLCLPCRVAPDGDRDAMPTVLVEAMARGVPVVSTDIGGIPEMVDADVGRLVPPEQVDALADALAELLTDAPLRERLGNAGRVRAAERFDVRQQTATLAEWLQELATR; the protein is encoded by the coding sequence GTGCTCGCGCGCTATGCCCAGCTGTCGCAGACTTTCGTGGATGGCGAGATCTCCGAGCAGCGTCGCCGAGGCAGCACCGTGCCTGTCCTGGCTCTTCGCCGTGGTGACCGAGATCTCGGGGACGACCCGAGGGTCACCTACCTCGAGGACGTGCCGGACGACTGGCCGCAGGTCTTCCGGCACAACCTCGCAGCCCTCTTGCGACATCCCCTGGGCTACTCCACGTTCCTGCGGCGGGTCCGGCTGCTGCGCACGGAGATGGGGAGAAGCCGCCCGGAGCTGTTGCGATGGTGGCGCCTGCCCGGGGTCGCGACAGAGCTCCGCAGCCAGGGGGTCCGGGTGCTGCACGCCCACTTCGCCTGGTCTGGCGCGGCGGCCGCGGCCTGCCTCAGCCCGCTGCTGGGCGCGCCGTGGTCGATGACCGTGCATGCGAACGACATCCACGCCCGTCGTCGCAACCTCGAGGTCAAGCTCGCACTCGCCGACCAAGTCGTGACCGTCTGCCGCTACAACCTCGAGGCCCTCCCCGGCACCCGATCGCCCGTCCGTGTTCTCACCTGCGGCATCACACTTCCCCAGGAGGCGCCACAGGTCGAGCGTGACCTCGACCTCGTCTGCGTCGGCCGTCTCATCGCGAAGAAGGGTGTGGACCTAGCGGTGGAGGCGGTGGGGCAGCTGCGCGACCGAGGGATCGCGACGACTCTCCATGTCGTCGGCGATGGTCCCCTCCGATCGGCCTTGGACGAGCAGGTCACCCGGGCAGGCCTGCAGGACCACATCTGCTTCCACGGTGCGCTGCCCCACGAGGAGGTGCTCGGCCTCGTCGGACGCGCGAAGGTGCTGTGCCTGCCTTGCCGGGTAGCGCCCGACGGAGATCGGGACGCGATGCCGACCGTGCTCGTGGAGGCGATGGCCCGCGGGGTCCCCGTGGTGTCGACTGACATCGGAGGGATCCCCGAGATGGTCGACGCCGACGTCGGACGCTTGGTCCCACCCGAGCAGGTGGACGCCCTGGCTGACGCGCTGGCCGAACTGCTCACCGACGCCCCGCTGCGGGAGCGCTTGGGTAACGCAGGACGTGTGCGAGCCGCAGAGCGCTTCGACGTGCGTCAGCAGACAGCGACGCTCGCGGAGTGGCTGCAGGAGCTGGCGACCCGATGA
- a CDS encoding SMP-30/gluconolactonase/LRE family protein produces the protein MHDARAELGEGPLWDRSAGLLRWLDITGRRLHAYDPAQGPQQPVELPMEVGAIVLSLDGGLVAATADGFARVRDGELEPVVDVERGLPTHRMNDGGCDPAGRFWASTMDRTGAAGAGTLWRWNGEEEPVAVLRGLSIGNGLAFDRAGERMWFVDSPTRRVDLFDVTSDGELTGRRTAAELPDDVAGVPDGLALDDEGGVWVAVWGGWCVLRYDDRGTVTGRIDVPAEQVTSCAFSDDALWVTSAAVGVSGQPQAGGLFRCDPGVAGAPVPVFRG, from the coding sequence GTGCACGATGCCCGGGCGGAGCTCGGCGAGGGCCCGCTGTGGGACCGGTCTGCCGGCCTGTTGCGATGGCTTGACATCACGGGGCGGCGACTGCACGCCTACGACCCAGCTCAAGGCCCGCAGCAGCCGGTGGAACTTCCGATGGAGGTCGGCGCCATCGTGCTGTCCCTCGACGGCGGACTAGTCGCTGCGACGGCCGACGGCTTCGCACGGGTCCGGGACGGCGAGCTCGAGCCGGTCGTCGATGTGGAGCGCGGCTTGCCGACGCACCGGATGAACGATGGTGGGTGCGATCCGGCAGGACGGTTCTGGGCCAGCACCATGGACAGGACGGGAGCGGCCGGCGCGGGCACCCTGTGGCGGTGGAACGGGGAGGAGGAGCCAGTCGCTGTCCTGCGGGGCCTCTCCATCGGCAACGGGCTTGCCTTCGACCGTGCGGGCGAGCGCATGTGGTTCGTCGACTCGCCGACGCGTCGCGTCGATCTGTTCGACGTGACGTCGGATGGCGAGCTGACGGGCCGCCGCACGGCCGCGGAGCTGCCCGACGACGTTGCGGGAGTCCCGGACGGGCTGGCCCTCGACGACGAGGGCGGTGTGTGGGTCGCGGTGTGGGGGGGCTGGTGCGTCTTGCGCTACGACGACCGTGGCACGGTGACTGGCCGGATCGACGTTCCAGCGGAACAGGTCACCTCTTGTGCGTTCTCCGACGACGCGCTCTGGGTGACCAGTGCGGCTGTTGGCGTCAGTGGGCAGCCGCAGGCAGGGGGACTCTTCCGCTGTGATCCTGGGGTAGCGGGAGCTCCTGTGCCCGTTTTCCGCGGCTGA
- a CDS encoding O-antigen ligase family protein yields MTGDVMRVRLASAAGPLTSGAAVIVVFAATSGFLPAPLLLGATVGALLAHLALARPRAAVAIGLVAIACVPVYYGQYVGGTQLGITPVAVVSALLLPLALRECHRLRLGPLDVAVLVFVGLRALSYALNFEGAFGLTAALLLLVLLPYAVFRVVLLLPGALRAASWALAAAAVPLCVVALRERAGKPNPFFTWVTPEYQADEWAKATSRLSTARVEASFGHPIAFGMFLALAFVLLVALALTTRQTWAKVGCFAAMPLVLVALVMTLSRGPMLMVAVALPVFLLTQASHLDPRRLRAVLLIGLALGIVVLQNSGTLAELREDSSGESTTASSAQFRLEILEIVRDPAQFSVLGQASESDTGVTESVYSRVGVVSVDNAYALLYLASGALVLLAFVGVAVLVWRSAVARGLDALQRAWAVSVAVALLNLLTVNLLTSYADLFWIAVASVAGVAQTTVSRGKRAQELPLPQDHSGRVPLPAAAH; encoded by the coding sequence GTGACCGGCGATGTGATGCGCGTCCGCCTGGCGTCCGCCGCCGGGCCACTGACGTCCGGGGCTGCCGTCATCGTCGTCTTCGCCGCGACGTCGGGCTTCCTGCCGGCGCCGTTGCTCCTCGGAGCCACCGTCGGCGCCTTGCTGGCCCACCTCGCCCTGGCCCGGCCTCGCGCTGCTGTCGCGATCGGCCTCGTCGCGATCGCTTGCGTGCCGGTCTACTACGGTCAGTACGTCGGTGGCACACAGCTCGGCATCACGCCGGTGGCGGTGGTGTCGGCGCTGCTCCTCCCGCTGGCGCTGCGGGAGTGCCACCGGCTGCGGCTCGGCCCGCTCGACGTGGCGGTGCTGGTGTTCGTGGGGCTGCGGGCCCTGTCCTACGCACTCAACTTCGAGGGGGCCTTCGGCCTCACCGCTGCGCTCCTGCTGCTCGTCCTGCTTCCGTACGCGGTATTCCGGGTGGTGCTGCTCCTCCCCGGGGCATTGCGAGCTGCCTCGTGGGCGCTCGCCGCCGCCGCCGTGCCGCTGTGCGTCGTGGCGCTGCGGGAGCGGGCGGGGAAGCCCAACCCCTTCTTCACGTGGGTCACACCGGAGTACCAGGCCGACGAGTGGGCGAAGGCCACGTCGCGTCTGTCGACCGCCCGCGTCGAAGCCAGCTTCGGCCATCCGATCGCCTTCGGCATGTTCCTCGCGCTGGCCTTCGTACTCCTGGTCGCCCTCGCCCTCACGACGCGCCAGACCTGGGCCAAAGTCGGGTGTTTCGCCGCGATGCCACTTGTCCTCGTCGCGCTCGTGATGACCTTGAGCCGCGGCCCGATGCTCATGGTGGCCGTCGCGCTTCCCGTCTTCCTGCTGACACAGGCATCCCACCTCGACCCGCGTCGACTGCGCGCGGTCCTGCTCATCGGACTCGCCCTCGGGATCGTCGTGCTGCAGAACTCCGGCACCCTGGCCGAGTTGCGAGAGGACAGCAGCGGGGAGTCCACAACGGCCAGCAGCGCGCAGTTCCGCCTGGAGATCCTTGAGATCGTCCGAGACCCGGCCCAGTTCTCCGTGCTCGGGCAGGCAAGCGAGAGCGACACTGGCGTGACGGAGTCGGTCTACTCGCGGGTCGGGGTCGTGTCGGTCGACAACGCCTACGCGCTGCTGTACCTGGCGAGCGGGGCGCTCGTGCTACTCGCTTTCGTCGGCGTCGCGGTCCTCGTGTGGCGCTCTGCGGTGGCCCGCGGACTCGACGCCCTGCAGCGGGCTTGGGCGGTCTCGGTGGCCGTGGCTCTGCTCAACCTCCTGACGGTCAACCTCCTCACCAGTTACGCCGACCTCTTCTGGATCGCGGTCGCGTCCGTCGCGGGAGTCGCGCAGACCACGGTCAGCCGCGGAAAACGGGCACAGGAGCTCCCGCTACCCCAGGATCACAGCGGAAGAGTCCCCCTGCCTGCGGCTGCCCACTGA
- a CDS encoding ABC transporter ATP-binding protein encodes MTAPLLVAEGIFKRFATGGTRSLLATVRRRERPPDMWALREVDATVGPGEVLAIVGRNGAGKSTMLKVCAGVTRPTYGTLKRPPRVAPLIEVGAGFHPELTGRENVFVNGRLLGIGQRELEARFSEIVEFAELTDAIDRPVRQYSSGMFMRLGFSVAIHTRPQLLIVDEVLAVGDLPFQLRCLDKIRELREQGTGVLFVSHNLAAVLSLADRAMLLEGGRATLTGDPRDVVGAYHDSLAVTQSAARDVGEDGAFAGEVELEQVTVLDAAGQPRSLWSPGERATLVLQVRAHADVPESALGIRLIKEGAGMIGTFLGTDGPYVAPLRRGETAQVRVDLDLNVGEGSYLVDIGMGLKDISRVWFDQKGVARFGVAARPGASGIVDFAPVVRP; translated from the coding sequence GTGACCGCCCCCCTGCTCGTCGCTGAGGGCATCTTCAAGCGCTTCGCGACCGGAGGCACCCGTTCCTTGTTGGCAACGGTTCGTCGGCGTGAGCGTCCGCCGGACATGTGGGCGCTGCGGGAGGTGGACGCGACCGTCGGACCCGGCGAGGTGCTGGCCATCGTCGGTCGCAACGGTGCCGGTAAGTCCACGATGCTCAAGGTCTGTGCCGGCGTCACACGGCCGACGTACGGCACCCTGAAGCGCCCACCACGCGTCGCGCCGCTCATCGAGGTCGGCGCGGGCTTCCACCCCGAGCTCACTGGGCGAGAGAACGTCTTCGTGAACGGCCGACTGCTGGGGATCGGGCAGCGGGAGCTCGAGGCGCGCTTCTCCGAGATCGTGGAGTTCGCAGAGCTCACCGACGCCATCGACCGACCCGTGCGCCAGTACAGCTCGGGGATGTTCATGCGGCTCGGCTTCTCGGTCGCTATTCACACTCGGCCGCAGCTCCTCATCGTCGACGAGGTGCTAGCCGTCGGGGACCTGCCGTTCCAGCTCCGGTGTCTCGACAAGATCCGTGAGCTGCGCGAGCAGGGGACTGGCGTGCTCTTCGTCAGCCACAACCTGGCGGCGGTCCTGAGCCTCGCTGACCGTGCGATGCTCCTCGAAGGCGGTCGCGCGACCCTCACCGGTGACCCGCGCGATGTGGTCGGCGCCTACCACGACAGCCTCGCTGTCACCCAGAGCGCGGCTCGTGACGTGGGCGAGGACGGCGCCTTCGCTGGTGAGGTCGAACTCGAGCAGGTCACGGTGCTCGATGCTGCCGGCCAGCCGCGTTCGCTGTGGTCACCCGGCGAACGGGCCACCCTCGTGCTTCAGGTCCGGGCCCATGCCGATGTCCCGGAGTCGGCGCTCGGGATCCGACTCATCAAGGAGGGCGCCGGGATGATCGGCACCTTTCTCGGCACCGACGGTCCCTACGTGGCTCCGCTGCGCCGCGGCGAGACTGCCCAGGTCCGGGTCGACCTCGACCTCAACGTCGGCGAGGGCTCCTACTTGGTCGACATCGGGATGGGTCTCAAGGACATCTCGCGCGTGTGGTTCGACCAGAAGGGCGTCGCCCGATTCGGGGTAGCGGCACGGCCGGGTGCGAGCGGCATCGTCGATTTCGCGCCCGTCGTGCGCCCGTGA
- a CDS encoding glycosyltransferase codes for MAPPIPLVALAVLYRRLPGRRLAIDAHTGAVLRMHYGNRPNRVLPLLARHSDAVIVTNAPLAGHVERAGTSVLVLHDPPARAAPAEDPDGSVLFPCAWAPDEPLAAVAEAARSIPRTPFVLTGTPRGAGAQLDWPPNVTLTGWLPDEDYASHLARCSVVLALTTREHTMQRAGYEALAAGKPLVASATTALRTWFAGGTIFAEHSAADLTAAVTTALERADELTEQMVALRAVRADDFERDLSAVRAALAL; via the coding sequence ATGGCCCCCCCAATACCTCTCGTCGCGCTCGCGGTCCTGTATCGGCGACTGCCCGGGCGTCGCCTCGCCATCGACGCGCACACCGGTGCGGTCCTGCGGATGCACTACGGAAACCGACCCAACCGCGTGCTCCCGCTTCTCGCCCGGCACTCCGACGCCGTCATCGTCACCAACGCGCCACTTGCCGGTCATGTGGAGCGAGCGGGGACATCCGTGCTCGTTCTCCACGACCCGCCGGCACGAGCTGCGCCTGCCGAGGACCCGGACGGCTCCGTGCTGTTCCCCTGCGCCTGGGCACCCGACGAGCCGCTGGCGGCCGTGGCCGAGGCTGCGAGGTCGATACCGCGAACGCCGTTCGTGTTGACGGGGACGCCGCGCGGCGCCGGCGCGCAGCTGGACTGGCCACCTAACGTGACCTTGACGGGTTGGCTCCCTGACGAGGACTACGCCAGCCACCTGGCAAGGTGCTCGGTGGTGCTCGCCCTGACGACGCGGGAGCACACCATGCAGCGCGCGGGCTACGAGGCCTTGGCCGCGGGCAAGCCGCTCGTCGCAAGCGCAACTACCGCGCTGCGCACCTGGTTCGCGGGTGGGACGATCTTCGCCGAGCACAGTGCGGCCGATCTCACCGCGGCGGTGACCACGGCACTGGAGCGGGCCGACGAGCTGACCGAGCAGATGGTTGCGCTGCGTGCGGTGCGCGCGGACGACTTCGAGCGCGACCTCAGCGCGGTGCGCGCCGCCCTCGCGCTCTGA
- a CDS encoding glycosyltransferase, protein MTEGLQGVPVVALLGTRWAQLEGHGTRWRALVTRWADRGPVTVVDFPRFSRRVLGPRVRERESWLPGTRLLDVTVPVLPVAQWGRTADALRPLLPQDAVHVAATPLWAPLLPHLAGRCGFDAVDDWREHPAFAHLRARVEAGYRSLPRVDVVTAVSDELARRLRADYRVEPVVVRNGVDLSAYDGDRPAPAGLPDGPFAVYVGVIEDRVDLTLLAEVAQYLPVVVAGPARRTHEAGLLATGATWLGPVATGLVPGLLQRAAVGLVPHRASSFTASMDPMKVLEYLAAGLPVVATPGIDHPAVVTVEPSRFAATAARLAGEGRNRSSHPSVRDLDWDVVANQILGLLLGDRGPT, encoded by the coding sequence ATGACGGAAGGGCTTCAGGGGGTTCCCGTCGTCGCGCTCCTGGGCACCAGATGGGCGCAGCTCGAGGGGCACGGCACCCGGTGGCGAGCACTCGTCACCCGCTGGGCGGATCGGGGTCCGGTCACGGTCGTGGACTTCCCGCGCTTCTCTCGTCGCGTGCTGGGTCCGCGGGTGCGGGAACGTGAGTCGTGGCTGCCCGGTACGCGACTCCTCGACGTCACCGTGCCGGTCCTGCCGGTCGCGCAGTGGGGACGCACCGCCGACGCTCTGCGACCGCTGCTGCCTCAGGACGCCGTGCACGTCGCCGCGACACCCCTGTGGGCCCCGCTACTGCCCCACCTGGCCGGACGATGCGGCTTCGATGCCGTCGATGACTGGCGCGAGCACCCGGCCTTCGCCCATCTGCGCGCCAGGGTCGAAGCCGGCTACCGATCGCTGCCCCGGGTGGACGTGGTGACAGCGGTGTCCGACGAGCTGGCGCGCCGGCTGCGGGCCGACTACCGGGTCGAGCCTGTCGTGGTGCGCAACGGCGTTGACCTCTCGGCCTACGACGGAGACCGACCCGCCCCTGCAGGCCTGCCGGATGGTCCGTTTGCGGTCTACGTGGGAGTCATCGAGGACCGGGTGGACCTCACCCTGCTGGCGGAGGTGGCCCAGTACCTCCCGGTGGTCGTCGCCGGCCCGGCCCGGCGCACGCACGAGGCCGGGCTACTCGCGACCGGGGCGACCTGGCTCGGCCCCGTCGCCACCGGACTGGTTCCAGGGCTGCTGCAGCGGGCCGCTGTCGGGCTGGTGCCGCACCGAGCCTCGAGCTTCACGGCGAGCATGGACCCGATGAAGGTCCTCGAGTACTTGGCGGCTGGCCTTCCCGTGGTGGCTACTCCGGGCATCGACCATCCTGCCGTGGTTACCGTGGAGCCATCGCGCTTCGCGGCGACCGCGGCCCGCCTCGCGGGCGAGGGTCGGAACCGCTCCTCGCACCCCTCGGTCCGGGACCTCGACTGGGACGTCGTGGCCAATCAGATCCTCGGCCTACTGCTCGGGGACAGGGGCCCCACGTGA
- a CDS encoding glycosyltransferase family 2 protein, whose translation MHALAPVGVVVVAYRSAEYLPACLAPLPRDELAGVVVVDNGSPDRSAAVARLLGAEVLEQGNVGFGAGCNTGWRHLAGRCEWVLLLNPDAVIDAKALRALLAYASARPRLGLVAPRLTANARPSWSSGRLPTLATELRPLLPAPVGRLLPARRTPVDEVRDGPVGYVEGAVMLARVAALDAVGGFDETYFLAYEEIDLAHRMALAGWTVELCATAVAEHVGGASRAQDDFAGVDHPTRSLLHYLATWRGPRAARVWVLAARLSWRLRARTGRMADGELRLRLQGLATPLVPGEGGSRFRARGRRAPR comes from the coding sequence ATGCACGCGCTCGCGCCGGTGGGCGTCGTCGTCGTCGCCTATCGCTCCGCTGAGTACCTCCCGGCCTGTCTGGCACCACTGCCGCGCGACGAGCTGGCGGGCGTCGTCGTGGTCGACAACGGCTCCCCGGATCGCAGCGCAGCCGTGGCCCGCCTGCTCGGCGCGGAGGTCCTGGAGCAGGGCAACGTCGGCTTCGGCGCGGGCTGCAACACCGGCTGGCGCCACCTCGCTGGCCGGTGCGAGTGGGTCCTGCTGCTCAACCCCGACGCCGTGATCGACGCCAAGGCGCTGCGGGCCCTTCTCGCCTACGCCTCGGCACGGCCTCGGCTCGGCCTGGTTGCGCCACGGTTGACCGCCAACGCGCGGCCCTCGTGGTCATCGGGTCGGTTGCCGACGCTCGCCACCGAGCTGCGCCCCCTCTTGCCTGCTCCGGTGGGCCGGCTGCTGCCCGCGCGGCGCACGCCCGTGGACGAGGTCCGCGACGGGCCGGTCGGCTACGTCGAGGGCGCGGTGATGCTCGCGCGAGTAGCCGCGCTGGACGCGGTGGGCGGCTTCGACGAGACGTACTTCCTCGCCTATGAGGAGATCGACCTCGCGCACCGGATGGCGCTGGCCGGATGGACTGTGGAGCTGTGTGCGACAGCAGTCGCCGAGCACGTCGGTGGGGCCTCGCGCGCCCAGGACGACTTCGCCGGCGTCGACCACCCGACCCGCAGCCTGCTCCACTACCTCGCCACCTGGCGGGGTCCCAGAGCCGCCCGGGTCTGGGTATTGGCGGCGCGACTGAGCTGGCGGTTGCGCGCCCGGACAGGTCGGATGGCGGACGGCGAGCTGCGGCTACGGCTGCAGGGTCTGGCGACTCCGCTGGTTCCAGGCGAGGGCGGCAGTCGGTTCAGAGCGCGAGGGCGGCGCGCACCGCGCTGA
- a CDS encoding SDR family oxidoreductase yields MTRTAVVTGCEGGIGSAVVMLLREQGWRVVGLDRSGVPALAGTHRRIDVDLTDPADVTRAVELLAEEAPAGLVNNAAEQILRPLRDLTASELSSVLQVNVVAPHQLTARLANTLEAVVNVASVHALATTDQMASYATSKAALVSYSRAAAVELGPRTRVNAVLPGATDTPMLRAGWDRDSTRTPQQALAALESRTPLARIAGPREIAHTVAFLLDDERSGFITGQSFVVDGGVTARLASE; encoded by the coding sequence GTGACCCGGACCGCCGTCGTCACCGGGTGTGAGGGCGGCATCGGATCAGCCGTCGTGATGCTCCTGCGCGAGCAGGGCTGGCGGGTCGTGGGCCTTGACCGCTCTGGGGTGCCGGCGCTCGCCGGGACACACCGTCGGATCGACGTCGACCTGACCGACCCGGCGGACGTCACCCGGGCGGTGGAGCTGCTGGCCGAGGAGGCGCCCGCCGGTCTCGTCAACAACGCGGCCGAGCAGATCTTGCGGCCGCTACGCGACCTGACGGCGAGCGAGCTCTCGTCGGTCCTCCAGGTCAACGTGGTCGCTCCGCACCAGCTGACGGCTCGGCTGGCAAACACACTCGAAGCGGTGGTGAACGTCGCTTCCGTGCACGCACTCGCGACAACGGACCAGATGGCCAGCTACGCAACCAGCAAGGCGGCACTGGTGTCCTACTCGCGCGCAGCGGCGGTAGAGCTCGGGCCCCGCACCCGTGTCAATGCGGTGCTCCCCGGCGCAACGGACACCCCCATGCTGCGAGCTGGCTGGGACCGCGACAGCACACGCACACCACAGCAAGCACTCGCCGCGCTGGAGTCACGCACACCTCTCGCACGCATCGCAGGACCGCGGGAGATCGCCCACACGGTGGCTTTCCTGCTCGACGACGAGCGCAGCGGGTTCATCACAGGGCAGTCGTTCGTCGTGGATGGCGGCGTGACGGCGAGGCTGGCCTCGGAGTGA
- a CDS encoding DapH/DapD/GlmU-related protein — protein sequence MPITSRMDYREHLRRDAAAHGLDRVRPGALLTRPQLAFQRRLRAAEWASNCWPGPWGRAGAALLRYRLLRAGTRLGFTVPVNTTGPGLCLAHVGTVVVSRKAQVGADVRIHAGVNIGESDGRAAVVGDGCYLGPGAQLVGGIELGPGCVVGAGAVVTRSFAAGTVLVGVPARALR from the coding sequence GTGCCCATCACGTCCCGTATGGACTACCGGGAGCACCTGCGCCGCGACGCGGCGGCGCACGGGTTGGACCGGGTGCGACCGGGCGCCCTCCTCACCCGCCCTCAGCTGGCGTTCCAGCGGCGCTTACGGGCCGCTGAGTGGGCGAGCAACTGCTGGCCTGGACCCTGGGGGAGGGCCGGTGCCGCGCTGCTGCGCTACCGGCTGCTGCGCGCAGGCACCCGGCTCGGCTTCACCGTCCCCGTCAACACGACCGGGCCGGGCCTCTGCCTCGCGCACGTCGGGACCGTCGTGGTCAGCCGCAAGGCGCAGGTGGGGGCCGACGTCCGCATCCACGCGGGGGTCAACATCGGTGAGAGCGACGGTCGCGCCGCGGTCGTCGGGGACGGTTGTTACCTCGGTCCGGGTGCCCAGCTGGTCGGTGGGATCGAGCTAGGTCCCGGTTGTGTCGTGGGCGCCGGTGCTGTGGTGACGCGGAGCTTCGCCGCAGGCACGGTGCTGGTCGGCGTGCCCGCTCGGGCGCTGCGTTGA
- a CDS encoding ABC transporter permease, with the protein MTSVQSIVRTVVPHPRLRWTLGLIGVLARKNFQTRFKRSYFGVALIALQPMVQALVYSIVFLKIFKVTRVEHYPLYILSGVMPWALITAGILGATTSVVENSSLVRKIDVPRMVFPLAAIGGACLAFVVPLAILLVAGGVTGTLGVNTLWVLLALPLQLVLIAAVGILACGLHVAYRDVRYVLDAALLLLFYSVPVLYVMEIVPEGGRDLVRANPFTGVLSLWRAAILDRPLDGRAVTISLVVAPLLLTLGAWSFQRRSRNFADLV; encoded by the coding sequence GTGACCTCGGTGCAGAGCATCGTGCGCACGGTGGTTCCCCACCCGCGGCTGCGGTGGACCCTGGGGCTCATCGGCGTCCTCGCGCGCAAGAACTTCCAGACTCGCTTCAAGCGCAGTTACTTCGGTGTCGCGCTGATCGCGCTGCAGCCCATGGTGCAGGCGCTGGTCTACAGCATCGTGTTCCTCAAGATCTTCAAGGTGACCCGGGTGGAGCACTACCCGCTCTACATCCTGTCCGGTGTGATGCCCTGGGCGCTGATCACGGCAGGGATCCTCGGCGCCACGACATCAGTGGTGGAGAACAGTTCCCTCGTGCGCAAGATCGATGTGCCGCGGATGGTGTTCCCGCTCGCGGCGATCGGCGGTGCCTGCCTCGCCTTCGTCGTCCCGCTCGCGATCCTGCTCGTAGCCGGAGGCGTGACGGGCACGCTGGGGGTCAACACGCTGTGGGTGCTGCTCGCCCTCCCCCTGCAGCTGGTGCTCATCGCCGCTGTCGGCATCCTCGCCTGCGGGCTCCATGTTGCCTACCGCGACGTCCGCTACGTCTTGGACGCAGCCCTGCTCCTGCTCTTCTACTCCGTGCCCGTGCTCTACGTCATGGAGATCGTTCCCGAGGGGGGGCGCGACCTGGTGCGAGCCAACCCCTTCACCGGTGTCCTGTCGCTATGGAGGGCGGCGATCCTCGACCGACCGCTCGACGGGCGTGCCGTGACGATCAGCCTGGTGGTGGCGCCCCTGCTGCTCACGCTCGGCGCCTGGTCCTTCCAACGGCGCTCGCGCAACTTCGCGGACCTGGTGTGA